One Ranitomeya variabilis isolate aRanVar5 chromosome 4, aRanVar5.hap1, whole genome shotgun sequence genomic window, TGTCTACCTACCCGTGTGATTTTCCCGAGTAAAAAAATAAACGTGAGAAAATTTTCCccacattctgaaaatgaaaactACTTCCCTATGTGACTTCACCAGTGTGTAACTAGATTTGATGTGTTCATAAAACATTTCCTTTATTCTGATCATAAAAATGGCtactcccctgtgtgatttctcagGTGTCTAGTAAGAATTTTTTTTGTTGAAAGCATTTTTCAtatactgaacatgaaaatggcttctcccctgtgtgaattttcaaaTGTGTAGCTAGATTTGTTTTCCGtttataacattttccacattctaaacatgtaaATGGATTCTAAGctttgtgaattctctgatgtctaacaaaatgtgatttttgtgtaaaacatttcccacattctgaacatgaaaatggcttctcccctgtgtgaattctctgatgtctagttAGGTCAGATTTTGttaagaaacatttcccacattctgttcatgaaaatggcttctcccctgtgtgaattctctgatgtgttgtTAGATCAGATTTTGTTctgcaacatttcccacattcggagcatgaaaatggcttctcccctgtgtgaattttcaaaTGTGTAGCTAGATTTGTTTTCCGtttataacattttccacattctaaacatgtaaATGGATTCTCAGctttgtgaattctctgatgtttaacaaaatgtgatttttgtgtaaaacatttcccacattctgaacatgaaaatggcttttcccctgtgtgaattctctgatgtctagttAGGTCAGATTTTGTtatgcaacatttcccacattctaagcacgaaaatggcttctcccctgtgtgaattctctgatgtgttgtTAGATCAGATTTTGTTCTGCAACGTTTCCCACATtcggagcatgaaaatggcttctcccctgtgtgaattctctgatgtttagttAGGTAAGATTTTGATACGCAACATCTCCCACATtccgagcatgaaaatggcttctcgcctgtgtgaacATTCAGATGTGTAGCAAGATTTgtcttccgattaaaacatttcccacattctgaacatgaaaatggcttctcccctttgtgaattctctggtgtataacaaaacatgaattttgtgtaaaacatttcccacattctgaacatgaaaatggcttctcccctgtgtgaattctctgatgtctagttaggtcagattttgttctgcaacatttcccacattcggagcatgaaaatggcttctcccctgtgtgaattttcaaaTGTGTAGCTAGATTTGTTTTCCGtttataacattttccacattctaaacatgtaaATGGATTCTCAGctttgtgaattctctgatgtttaacaaaatgtgatttttgtgtaaaacatttcccacattctgaacatgaaaatggcttttcccctgtgtgaattctctgatgtctagttAGGTCAGATTTTGTtatgcaacatttcccacattctaagcacgaaaatggcttctcccctgtgtgaattctctgatgtgttgtTAGATCAGATTTTGTTCTGCAACGTTTCCCACATtcggagcatgaaaatggcttctcccctgtgtgaattctctgatgtttagttAGGTAAGATTTTGATACGCAACATCTCCCACATtccgagcatgaaaatggcttctcgcctgtgtgaacATTCAGATGTGTAGCAAGATTTgtcttccgattaaaacatttcccacattctgaacatgaaaatggcttctcccctttgtgaattctctggtgtataacaaaacatgaattttgtgtaaaacatttcccacattctgaacatgaaaatggcttctcccctgtgtgaattctctgatgtttagttAGATCAGATTTCGATACGCAACATCTCCCACATtccgagcatgaaaatggcttctcgcctgtgtgaacATTCAGATGTGTAGCAAGATTTgtcttccgattaaaacatttaccacattctgaacatgaaaatggcttcttccttgGGTGCATTTTCTGATGCTGAGCAAGACATGATTTGTCAGAAAAACTTttttcacattctgagcatgaaaatggcttctcccttgtgtggatTCTATGATGTTTAGTAAGATCAGATTTCGAtatacaacatttcccacattccgaacaagaTAATGACTTCTTTCTTGTATGTGCTCTTGGATGTTCACCATCCCTTttgttatatttatttttcttaagAAGGAGAAGAGTTATGTCTGGTGTAATGGGATGCTCTTCAAAAGTATCAGGTATGACACTAGGATCAATTGCATTAAAATCTGAAAATATCTGGTATTTCTCCGAGATCACGGTCCAGTTAACtgccaaaaaaaaaatatgtacatttatttttcaatagacaTTGAATCATTGCTAAAAATTAATCTTGGGTTGCTCCTGAACTGCTTACTGCCTCATCCAATGATTAGACGTCCAGCTGCCTCAATTCTCTGCATGAACtagattattttttaatttcatAACCTGTAAAATGCCAGTCAGCGACTAATTCCTGTTTCCTAGGGAGTCCCTGTATGCCTGACTACAAGACATTCCTTGGATTCACTGCCTGTTTCGGCCATTATCGGCTTTCCACAGTTTGCACAACCTTGCTGGTAAGCATAATCATGACAGAGTAACTGACCAATACCATTGAAGGGGTTGTTGGCTTTCAAATAAAATATGTCCATCACTGCATTCGGCTTTAAAAAAAATACCTGCGGTGGACTCACCTTCCTGGGGTCCACTGGTGAGTCTCTGACACTGCTCCTGATGTCTGGCATTGGCAGCAGCACTGACAATACATTGACAGCGTGGCAACTAGTCAGCTTACTGATTGGTTGCTGTGCTGTTGACATTATGTCAGCCTGGCAGGCAATGCTAAATCTTGGGATCAGTTGCGACGACGTTCCACAATACGCCTTACTTACCACAATCCTTAATATTGAAATTGTAACACCCAGAAGGAAAAGTTGTgaagttatggaaatcacaggatggaaaaACATGTTAGTAATTTAgaaattattaaaaaacaaaacatggaaacaacattttcaaaacatctctatCTTTTCAGTATCGAGTATGAGTGGCTTGTGTAAAAATGCACTTACACGCTTTGTtttctatcagtgaggttattaatggtcgtatgaggaatgttctgcagcactgaatgcacttgggaaaGAAAACCCTCAAGATCTGCAGCTGCAATTGCCAACTAATGATGTCTCAAATGTGTTCAATGGCGGAGAAGTCCAGAGACGTTGCAGAACACGAGAGCACGTTTAGACCACGCTGGCAGATCACAGTACCACAAGTAATATGCAGCCTGGGGTTGTCGTGTGTGTTGAAAAACATCtcctgtgattagtgttgagcattccgataccgcaagtatcgggtatcggccgatatttgctgtatcggaattccgataccgagatccgatacttttgtggtatcgggtatcggtatcgaaacaacattaatgtgtaaaataaagaattaaaataaaaaatattgctatactcacctctccgacgcagcctggacctcaccgagggaaccggcagcgttctttgcttaaaatgcgcgcttttccttccttccgtgacgtcacggcttctgattggtcgcgtgccgcccatgtggccgcgacgcgaccaatcacagcaagccgtgacgtaattttcaggtccttctaggcattcagtattttaaaattacgttccggctttgtgactggtcgcgtcgcggtcacatgggcgacgcgaccaatcacaagccgtgacgtcacgggaggctggacacgcgcgcattttaaaatgcgcgcgtgtccagcctcccgtgacgtcacggcttgtgattggtcgcgtcgcccatgtgaccgcgacgcgaccaatcacaagccagaacgtaattttaaaatcctgaaggacctaaaattacgtcacggcttgctgtgattggtcgcgtcgcggccacatgggcgacgcgaccaatcacaagccgggacgtcacgggaggcaggacacgcgcgcattttaaaatgcgcgcgtgtccagcctcccgtgacgtcacggcttgtgattggtcgcgtcgcccatgtgaccgcgacgcgaccaatcacaagccagaacgtaattttaaaatcctgaaggacctaaaattacgtcacggcttgctgtgattggtcgcgtcgcggccacatgggcggcacgcgaccaatcacaagccgggacttcacgtaaggaagtaaacgcgcgaattttaagcaaacaacgctgccggttccatcggtgaggtccaggctgcgtcggagaggtgagtatagcaatattttttattttaattctttcttttacacattaatatggatcccagggcctgaaggagagtttcctctccttcagaccctgggaaccatcagggataccgtccgatacttgagtcccattgacttgtattggtatcgggtattggtatcggattggatccgatactttgccggtatcggccgatactttccgataccgatactttcaagtatcggacggtatcgctcaacactacctgtgataCTTTGGAGAACTGGCCATACATCTTCAACACCGAGCTATTAGTGTACCTGGGATGAATTTCAGAGGGGTCTGGACACTGCACATTCTGCCACACCATAATCATGGGAGTAGGACCAGTGTGGCATTCCCTCGTTAAGGCTTCTTCATTGCATGGTACCCATATATAACAATGACAAACATTAGTATGTCAGGGGAACAAAACCGGTGTTATAAAAATATATTAATCATACAAAATGGTCAGTGATATAGTA contains:
- the LOC143766190 gene encoding uncharacterized protein LOC143766190, with protein sequence MWCAALQVEWDPTRMDKDRQKMVEKILHLTLEILFRLTGEEYTVVKKTSSELCQNPLSEGWGRPLHPITGSPTHPLIHEGINDQKILELIYKMNELLTGEVPIRCQDVAVYFSMEEWEYLEEHKDLYKDVMIEVPQPLTSPVVSSKRTTPERCPRPLLPQDCKNENPNDPLYHQVPTILNPLTGDLLYRRMFLIGPSRTDRSSDKIAESVLHLTLEILFRLTGEDYTVVKKVFSERCQAPVSEGWGRPLRPIMGPIPHCLKHVEVNDLKILELTYKMIELLTGEVPIRCQEVTVYFSMEELEYLEGHKDLYKDIMMEVLQPLTSPVNWTVISEKYQIFSDFNAIDPSVIPDTFEEHPITPDITLLLLKKNKYNKRDGEHPRAHTRKKSLSCSECGKCCISKSDLTKHHRIHTREKPFSCSECEKSFSDKSCLAQHQKMHPRKKPFSCSECGKCFNRKTNLATHLNVHTGEKPFSCSECGRCCVSKSDLTKHQRIHTGEKPFSCSECGKCFTQNSCFVIHQRIHKGEKPFSCSECGKCFNRKTNLATHLNVHTGEKPFSCSECGRCCVSKSYLTKHQRIHTGEKPFSCSECGKRCRTKSDLTTHQRIHTGEKPFSCLECGKCCITKSDLTRHQRIHTGEKPFSCSECGKCFTQKSHFVKHQRIHKAENPFTCLECGKCYKRKTNLATHLKIHTGEKPFSCSECGKCCRTKSDLTRHQRIHTGEKPFSCSECGKCFTQNSCFVIHQRIHKGEKPFSCSECGKCFNRKTNLATHLNVHTGEKPFSCSECGRCCVSKSYLTKHQRIHTGEKPFSCSECGKRCRTKSDLTTHQRIHTGEKPFSCLECGKCCITKSDLTRHQRIHTGEKPFSCSECGKCFTQKSHFVKHQRIHKAENPFTCLECGKCYKRKTNLATHLKIHTGEKPFSCSECGKCCRTKSDLTTHQRIHTGEKPFS